Within Halorubrum lacusprofundi ATCC 49239, the genomic segment CGGAACGGGAGCCGCTCGGCGTCGCCTCGGTAGAAGTTCACGCGGTCGTGTTTCCCGAACTTCTCGAACGCCTTCTCCATCTGGTGGACACTCTGGTCGAGTCCGTGGACGTCGTCGGCGTGTTCGAGGATCCCCTCGGTGCCGAACCCGGTGCCACAGCCCACGTCGAGCACTTTCGGATCGTCACCGAACTCCAGCCACGAGAGCGCCTCCGTGCGCATCTCCTCGGTCCAGGTAAACCGGTTGACCTGGTCGTACACCTTCGAGAGGTATTTGTAGAACAGGCGGGCGTTCGACTTGTTCTCGAGGATCCCCATTTACCGCTTGGTTGGGTCGCCCGCCCCATAACGACACGGATCCGTGTGGCCGTCGCGGTCGGCGGGGCAGGGGCGGTCGGCGAGATGAGCATGGAGACGGCGTCCTCTCCGTTATCCGATGCGCTCCCCCGTTCCGACCGGTTTTTCCGCTCGCCGCCCGACCGTCGGGTATGGAACCGACGACGAGCGGCCGCTTCCGCGTCCACGACCGCCGCCCGCGTCCCGACATCGACGGGACCGGTCCGGCCGATCCTCCCGAGGAGTTTGTCCTCGTCGACTACCCGGAAGCGCCGATCGACCCGACCGCTCCCGACGCCGGGGACCGGTTCGACCCGCTCTACGCCGCCGCCGAGGGGTACGATGGAGACATGGCTGACCGCGTGGCGTCGCTGGAGCCGGGATTCGTCGTCGACGCGACGCTGGCGTGGACCGACGGCTCGGCCCGCTTCGCCGATGTCGAGGTCGTCCGCGAGAGCAGATTCCGGTTCGCGGACGACGTGGACGGGATGTTCGAGGCGGCCGTCGACGCGTGGGACCAGATCCGTTCCGCGGGAGAGGCGGTCGGCTCGATCACGACCCGGTCGAACGACGGCGAGCCGAACGGGGCGCTATACCTGTTCGCGGACGCGCCGGGAAGCGACGCGTTCGCCGACCTCCGGTCGGGTCGGCTCCCGATCGAACCGCTCGTCGCACGCGTCAACGAGTCGCGTGAGGACGACGGCCCTCGCGAGGTGTTCGTCCTCCGTCCCGCCGCGCACGACTTCGTCGCCGTCTATGTCGTCTTCGACCGAGAGGGCGTGTTGGCCCAGACGGTGCGCGACACCTACGACCTCGGTCCCGGGCTCGCCGCCGGCCTCGACGGCGGTGCGCTCGACGCGGCCAAGGCGGGATCGGACGGCGCCGAGGACGGCGCGGACGAGAGAGATGACGGCAAGGACGGCTTCGACGCGCTCGATCGGCTGTAGTCGTCGCGCGCTGTAGCCGCCGCGCGCGGTCTCGCTCAGAGCCAGTCGGCATCCGGATCGACCCGGCCATCGGGCGTCTCGCCGTTGAGCACGGCGGCCACGTCGACGGCGCCGCTTCGGTTTAAGTCGTCGCGGGCCGCCTCGCTGTACCACGCCGCGTGCGGCGTGACGATC encodes:
- a CDS encoding methyltransferase domain-containing protein; this translates as MGILENKSNARLFYKYLSKVYDQVNRFTWTEEMRTEALSWLEFGDDPKVLDVGCGTGFGTEGILEHADDVHGLDQSVHQMEKAFEKFGKHDRVNFYRGDAERLPFRDDTFDIVWSSGSIEYWPNPIEGLRELRRVAKPGGQVLVVGPDYPHNPVLQRVADAIMLFYDEDEADRMFEAAGYEAYEHHIQRASPQSPRAITTVARVSEE
- a CDS encoding DUF6663 family protein; translated protein: MEPTTSGRFRVHDRRPRPDIDGTGPADPPEEFVLVDYPEAPIDPTAPDAGDRFDPLYAAAEGYDGDMADRVASLEPGFVVDATLAWTDGSARFADVEVVRESRFRFADDVDGMFEAAVDAWDQIRSAGEAVGSITTRSNDGEPNGALYLFADAPGSDAFADLRSGRLPIEPLVARVNESREDDGPREVFVLRPAAHDFVAVYVVFDREGVLAQTVRDTYDLGPGLAAGLDGGALDAAKAGSDGAEDGADERDDGKDGFDALDRL